One Campylobacter concisus DNA segment encodes these proteins:
- the lon gene encoding endopeptidase La, translating to MQINENKGFPTEIPIIVEDELFLYPFMITPLFLSDEENLKALELAIQGETPILVVPTKPQQDGARDFDGIYDAGVIGTIMRRVPLPDGRVKVLFQGIDKGKILKQSGINPLRGIVDMLHVKRPSQVKTDALIVVLREKVRELSQFSHFFPPDLLKTIEESAEAIRVCDLVSSALRLKKQIAYSFFVEENLEQRLLKLIDYVIEEIEANKLQKEIKNKVHSKIDKTNKEYFLKEQLKQIQAELGADTSREEELEEYRKKLDAKKKFMADDAYKEIKKQIDKLSRMHPDSADANTLQSYLDWVLEIPFENVAKKKSSIAEVSKHLNADHYSLEKPKERIEEYFALRELLELRGVGEKVNNGAILCFAGPPGVGKTSLANSIAKALKRELVRIALGGLEDVNELRGHRRTYIGAMPGRIVQGLIEAKQMNPVVVLDEIDKVGRSYRGDPTAVLLEILDPEQNNKFRDYYLNFNIDLSKIIFIATANDVSMIPAALRDRMEFIELSSYTPQEKFEIAKKYLLPQELKKHGLKPSDVSISKEALELIISDYTRESGVRNLRRRIADILRKVAKNILTKKNEGKISVTAKNLKEFLEKKVYEIEPADKKDQIGLVNGLAWTSVGGDVLRIEAIRIQGKGNMQITGQLGDVMKESAQIAFSVVKVLIDNKKLKVPMAIVPKFDDDKHKLEASDVYRRYDLHLHVPEGAVPKDGPSAGITMATAIASILTDTKVKHDIAMTGEITLTGRVLPIGGLKEKLIAAHKAGIKTALIPHKNYDRDLVDIPAEVKADMKIIAVDTIDDVLKNALVAKK from the coding sequence TTGCAAATAAACGAAAACAAAGGCTTCCCAACTGAGATCCCTATCATAGTTGAGGACGAGCTATTTTTATATCCATTTATGATAACGCCGCTTTTTTTAAGCGACGAAGAAAATTTAAAAGCGCTTGAGCTTGCCATACAAGGAGAAACGCCGATCCTTGTCGTGCCAACAAAGCCCCAGCAAGACGGCGCTAGAGACTTTGACGGCATATATGACGCAGGCGTTATCGGCACGATAATGCGCCGTGTGCCTCTACCTGACGGACGCGTAAAAGTGCTATTTCAGGGTATCGACAAAGGTAAAATTTTAAAACAATCAGGTATAAATCCGCTCCGAGGCATCGTCGATATGCTCCACGTAAAGCGCCCATCACAGGTCAAAACTGACGCTCTCATCGTAGTTTTAAGAGAAAAAGTAAGAGAGCTTTCGCAGTTTAGCCACTTTTTCCCACCTGATCTTTTAAAAACGATCGAAGAGAGTGCTGAAGCGATCAGAGTTTGCGACCTAGTCTCAAGCGCGCTTCGTCTAAAAAAACAGATCGCTTATAGCTTTTTTGTCGAAGAAAATTTAGAGCAGCGCCTACTAAAGCTCATCGACTACGTCATCGAAGAGATCGAGGCAAACAAGCTTCAAAAAGAGATCAAAAACAAGGTTCATTCAAAGATCGACAAGACAAACAAAGAGTACTTTTTAAAAGAACAGCTAAAGCAAATTCAAGCTGAGCTTGGAGCGGATACGAGCCGAGAAGAAGAGCTTGAAGAGTACCGCAAAAAGCTTGATGCGAAGAAGAAATTTATGGCTGATGACGCCTATAAAGAGATCAAAAAGCAAATAGATAAGCTCTCTCGCATGCACCCAGACTCAGCCGACGCGAACACTTTGCAAAGCTACCTCGACTGGGTACTTGAAATTCCATTTGAGAATGTAGCTAAGAAAAAGTCATCTATCGCCGAGGTGAGCAAGCACCTAAATGCCGACCACTACAGCTTAGAAAAGCCAAAAGAGCGCATAGAGGAGTATTTTGCATTGCGTGAGCTTTTAGAGCTTAGAGGTGTTGGCGAAAAGGTAAATAACGGCGCCATTTTATGCTTTGCGGGCCCTCCAGGCGTGGGTAAAACTAGTCTTGCAAACTCGATCGCAAAGGCGCTAAAGCGCGAGCTAGTCAGGATCGCGCTTGGCGGACTTGAGGACGTAAACGAACTAAGAGGACACCGCCGCACCTATATAGGCGCTATGCCAGGCCGCATCGTGCAAGGGCTCATAGAAGCCAAGCAGATGAACCCAGTGGTTGTACTAGATGAGATCGACAAGGTTGGCAGAAGCTACAGAGGCGATCCGACCGCTGTTTTACTTGAAATTTTAGACCCAGAGCAAAATAATAAATTTAGAGACTACTACCTAAATTTCAACATCGATCTTAGCAAGATCATCTTCATCGCTACGGCAAATGACGTGAGTATGATACCAGCCGCACTTCGCGACAGGATGGAGTTTATCGAGCTTAGCTCATACACCCCACAAGAGAAATTTGAGATCGCTAAAAAATATCTCTTGCCCCAAGAGCTTAAAAAGCACGGTCTAAAACCAAGTGATGTAAGCATCAGCAAAGAGGCGCTTGAGCTAATCATTAGCGACTACACAAGAGAGAGTGGCGTGCGAAATTTACGCCGTAGGATCGCTGACATACTAAGAAAAGTCGCCAAAAATATCCTCACCAAAAAGAATGAGGGCAAGATCAGCGTCACGGCTAAAAATTTAAAAGAGTTTTTAGAGAAAAAGGTCTATGAGATCGAGCCAGCGGATAAAAAAGATCAGATCGGCTTGGTAAATGGCCTTGCGTGGACCAGTGTCGGTGGCGACGTGCTAAGGATCGAGGCTATCAGGATCCAAGGCAAAGGCAATATGCAGATCACCGGCCAACTAGGCGACGTAATGAAAGAGAGCGCTCAGATCGCATTTAGCGTCGTAAAAGTGCTGATCGATAACAAAAAGCTAAAAGTGCCGATGGCTATCGTGCCAAAATTTGACGATGACAAGCACAAGCTAGAAGCCAGCGACGTTTATAGACGCTACGACCTTCACTTGCACGTGCCAGAGGGCGCCGTGCCAAAAGACGGCCCAAGCGCTGGCATCACGATGGCAACTGCGATCGCATCGATACTGACTGACACAAAGGTCAAACACGACATCGCAATGACTGGCGAAATCACGCTAACTGGCAGAGTTTTACCTATCGGCGGGCTAAAAGAGAAGCTCATCGCCGCTCATAAAGCTGGCATCAAAACAGCTCTCATACCTCATAAAAACTATGACCGCGACCTTGTCGATATTCCAGCTGAAGTAAAAGCTGATATGAAGATCATCGCAGTTGATACGATCGATGATGTGCTAAAAAACGCTCTTGTAGCTAAAAAATAA
- a CDS encoding outer membrane protein assembly factor BamD: protein MKRFSKFLAVVALLGLFSGCAEKYTELYNLTPDEWYAQVIADIKDGDLESADKHYVSMASEHVASPLLEQILLILAQAHANDEEYLMANHYLDEYIKRYGDNGPKTEFAQYLKIKANFDSFTQPNRNQKLMEDSVTEIEKFLYMYPNTEYKPLIETMLIKFKLALYFLDMQIADLYKRTGRDVSAKIYEQKLEESPFKNSDLIKPDVAWYRKLFE from the coding sequence ATGAAAAGATTTTCTAAATTTCTAGCAGTCGTAGCTCTTTTAGGGCTTTTTAGTGGTTGTGCTGAAAAATACACCGAACTTTACAATCTAACTCCAGACGAGTGGTACGCTCAGGTCATCGCTGACATAAAAGATGGCGATCTGGAGTCAGCTGACAAACACTACGTTTCAATGGCTAGCGAGCACGTTGCAAGCCCACTTTTGGAGCAAATTTTACTCATCCTTGCCCAAGCTCACGCAAATGACGAAGAGTATCTTATGGCAAATCACTATCTTGATGAATACATCAAAAGATACGGCGATAACGGCCCAAAAACAGAATTTGCCCAGTACCTAAAAATAAAAGCAAATTTTGACTCATTTACCCAGCCAAACCGCAACCAAAAGCTAATGGAAGATAGCGTAACTGAGATCGAAAAATTTCTTTATATGTATCCAAATACCGAGTATAAACCGCTTATCGAGACCATGCTTATCAAATTTAAGCTCGCTCTTTACTTCTTAGACATGCAAATAGCAGATCTTTACAAGAGAACTGGCCGTGATGTTTCGGCTAAAATTTACGAGCAAAAGCTAGAAGAGTCACCGTTTAAAAACTCAGACCTTATCAAACCTGACGTGGCATGGTATAGAAAACTGTTTGAATAG